Genomic DNA from Hymenobacter jejuensis:
CGTTTGCGGCGGGCGTGACGCACATTGTGCCGGTCAGTGAGCTGGACGATTGCCGGCGCCTCGGCTTGGAGCAAGGCCACCTCACCGCTGCGGAGCGTGACGGCCGGCAGGCAGAAGGCTTTGATTTGGGCAACTCGCCCTTTGGCTATCTAGACGGCGTGGTGGCAGTACGAGGGCGCGCCGTGGCCATTACCACCACCAACGGCACCACGGCCATTCACCGCTCACTCAGTGCTGATGCAGTCATTCTGGGCGCTTTTCTGAATCTGGAAGCCGTTGCGGCGTTTTTGCGGCGCACCGGAAAAGATGCTGTGGTCGTGTGCGCGGGCTGGAAGGGGAAATTTAACCTGGAGGATACCGTTTTTGGCGGTGCCCTGGCCGAATTGCTGCAAGCCGACTTCGACGTGACAAGCAGCGACGCGACGCTGGCGGCGCACCACCTCTGGCAACAAGCAAAGCCCGATCTAGCGGGGTATCTACTCCAGTCGTCCCACGTCCGCCGCCTCAACAGTCTGGAAGCCAATCAGGACATGGAATTTTGCGTCCAGCTGAACGAATACAACCTTGTCCCGATCTGGCATGATGGGCGCTTGGTGGTGGCCGAAAAATAAGTGCTTCGGCTCAACAAGAGGCTATTTTAG
This window encodes:
- a CDS encoding 2-phosphosulfolactate phosphatase, which codes for MPSLDICFTPELLPLYDLRGRVAVVVDILRATSSMVTAFAAGVTHIVPVSELDDCRRLGLEQGHLTAAERDGRQAEGFDLGNSPFGYLDGVVAVRGRAVAITTTNGTTAIHRSLSADAVILGAFLNLEAVAAFLRRTGKDAVVVCAGWKGKFNLEDTVFGGALAELLQADFDVTSSDATLAAHHLWQQAKPDLAGYLLQSSHVRRLNSLEANQDMEFCVQLNEYNLVPIWHDGRLVVAEK